The Rhipicephalus sanguineus isolate Rsan-2018 chromosome 7, BIME_Rsan_1.4, whole genome shotgun sequence genome includes a window with the following:
- the LOC119400379 gene encoding DNA ligase 3, whose product MSETRFCIEYAKRGTAGCKKCKQKIEKQALRIGKIVPNPFSDSGGEMKQWFHVECIFDQLSRARATTKKIEDAGDLEGWSEIEPDDRKLVLKHINELSEKTGVTVSPGKRKTNNAGSTPSKKQKLQTTLSQGLDDTEEQLDLGDLEASPGATKSSKDDAFKEFRKLCAAISEESTYTGKTAIVARFFKEGCTRKGFTGDLYLWVKFLLPMVNKRVYNLQSKQLVKVFSRIFGNGCHEEMIEDLEQGDVARTVGAFFEKYGSPASKSTLTMQDVDAYLERLSRLTREDDQTQLLRHLSARCTANDLVMIVRLIKHDIRINSGPKHILEALHPDAYQAFQASRNLEDVVRTSKEGNVSVSASLMTPMIPMLAEPCGSVDDAFAKCPNGMYAEIKYDGERVQLHKKGSEFLFFSRSLKPVSAHKVQHLKDFIPKAFKHGHDLVLDSEILMVDTHTEKPLPFGTLGIHKRAAFKDASVCLFVFDCLHYNGKSLLDRTLRERREILKANMTPIKNHVMFSEQHVITTREKLRDLINDVLSQGLEGLVLKNPDGVYEPGKRHWLKVKKDYLKGGSMADSADLAVLGAYFGTGSNGGIMSIFLMGCWNPATGRWCTVTKVHGGHDDKTLERLQTELEMKKISRQMERVPAWLDVEKVLVPDFVAKDPDTTQVWEIAGAEFTRAEVHTADGISIRFPRVTRIRTDKTPKEATTLPELRKMFQNSRAKPFDLDLGDDEDSVGNASFASTDKSSSSEKSASPRKSKSSKRSDSPKQTSSLVSKQEPENSATKTLFASTEKSTSSRKNNSLKRSDSPMQTPPLVSKREPTPGRKHQEEGAPKIIVKTEASAEKKKICDFPDVFTGVRMCLPPSRLLRRYFVAYDGTLAESESYDVTHTLSSPNVGVRQSARSAKTVTVDWLWDSIRRQKRQDEARYSA is encoded by the exons ATGTCGGAGACTCGCTTCTGCATCGAGTACGCTAAACGGGGCACCGCGGGTTGCAAGAAGTGTAAGCAGAAGATCGAAAAGCAAGCGCTGCGCATCGGCAAGATCGTGCCCAACCCGTTCTCAGACAGCGGCGGCGAAATGAAGCAGTGGTTTCACGTGGAGTGCATCTTCGATCAGCTGTCGCGGGCACGCGCGACCACGAAGAAGATTGAAGACGCGGGAGACCTCGAAGGTTGGAGCGAGATCGAACCTGATGACCGCAAGCTAGTCCTGAAGCACATCAACGAACTGTCCGAGAAGACCGGAGTCACTGTAAGCCCCGGTAAGCGGAAGACCAACAACGCCGGCAGCACGCCTTCCAAGAAGCAGAAACTGCAGACGACTCTGTCTCAGGGTTTGGACGATACGGAGGAACAGCTAGACCTGGGTGACCTGGAAGCGTCGCCCGGGGCGACAAAGTCCAGCAAGGACGACGCCTTCAAGGAGTTCCGTAAGCTGTGCGCCGCCATCTCCGAGGAGTCTACCTACACGGGCAAGACGGCGATAGTGGCGAGGTTCTTCAAGGAGGGCTGCACCCGCAAGGGCTTCACGGGAGACCTCTACCTCTGGGTCAAGTTCCTCCTTCCCATGGTCAACAAGCGGGTGTACAACCTCCAGAGCAAGCAGCTCGTCAAAGTCTTCAGTCGCATCTTCGGCAACGGCTGCCACGAGGAGATGATCGAGGACCTCGAACAGGGTGACGTCGCACGCACCGTCGGCGCCTTCTTCGAGAAGTACGGCTCCCCGGCCAGCAAGAGCACCCTGACAATGCAGGACGTTGACGCCTATTTAGAACGTCTCTCTCGACTCACCCGAGAAGACGACCAGACGCAACTCCTGAGGCACCTGAGTGCCCGCTGCACTGCCAACGACCTGGTCATGATCGTCAGGCTCATCAAGCACGACATACGCATCAACTCCGGTCCGAAACacatcctggaggcactgcaccCAGACGCGTACCAGGCCTTCCAGGCGTCCCGTAACCTGGAGGACGTCGTGAGGACTTCGAAGGAGGGAAATGTCAGTGTCTCGGCTAGCCTGATGACCCCGATGATACCCATGCTGGCAGAGCCCTGCGGTTCGGtggacgacgcgttcgcaaagtgCCCCAACGGCATGTACGCCGAGATCAAGTACGACGGCGAGCGCGTCCAACTGCACAAGAAGGGCTCTGAGTTCCTGTTCTTCAGCAGAAGCCTGAAGCCGGTGTCTGCGCATAAGGTGCAGCACCTCAAAGACTTCATTCCAAAg GCTTTCAAGCACGGCCACGACCTGGTCCTGGACAGCGAAATCCTCATGGTGGACACGCACACAGAAAAGCCGCTGCCCTTTGGAACGCTGGGCATCCACAAGCGGGCAGCCTTCAAGGACGCGTCCGTGTGTCTCTTCGTCTTTGACTGCCTCCACTACAACGGCAAGAGCCTGCTGGATCGGACACTTCGTGAGCGCCGAGAGATCCTCAAGGCTAACATGACACCCATCAAGAACCACGTCATGTTCAGTGAGCAGCACGTGATCACAACGCGTGAGAAATTGCGAGACCTCATCAATGATGTCCTCTCTCAGGGCCTGGAAGGGCTCGTGCTCAAGAACCCCGACGGCGTTTACGAACCGGGAAAGCGGCATTGGCTCAAGGTCAAGAAGGACTACCTTAAG GGTGGCAGCATGGCAGACTCGGCCGACCTCGCAGTGCTGGGAGCGTACTTCGGCACCGGAAGCAACGGCGGCATCATGTCCATCTTCCTGATGGGGTGCTGGAATCCGGCGACCGGCCGCTGGTGCACCGTCACCAAGGTCCACGGCGGCCACGACGACAAGACGCTCGAGCGGCTCCAGACGGAGCTCGAGATGAAGAAGATATCGCGGCAGATGGAGCGTGTGCCGGCATGGCTCGACGTCGAGAAGGTCCTGGTGCCAGACTTCGTCGCCAAGGATCCGGATACGACACAGGTCTGGGAGATCGCCGGCGCCGAGTTCACTCGAGCTGAGGTGCACACCGCGGACGGCATCTCGATCCGCTTCCCGCGGGTGACACGCATCCGGACAGACAAGACGCCAAAGGAGGCGACGACGCTTCCGGAGCTGCGCAAGATGTTCCAAAACTCTAGGGCGAAGCCGTTTGACCTTGACCTCGGTGACGACGAAGACAGTGTAGGGAACGCTTCGTTTGCCTCGACCGACAAGTCGTCGTCATCGGAGAAGTCCGCTTCGCCGAGGAAAAGCAAGTCTTCGAAAAGATCTGACTCTCCGAAACAGACCTCCTCATTGGTTTCAAAAcaagagcctgaaaacagcgcCACAAAGACTTTGTTCGCCTCTACTGAAAAGTCCACTTCATCGAGGAAAAACAATTCCTTGAAAAGATCAGATTCTCCGATGCAGACACCACCGTTGGTTTCGAAACGAGAGCCTACACCGGGCAGAAAGCATCAAGAAGAGGGAGCACCGAAGATTATCGTCAAAACTGAAGCGTCTGCAGAAAAGAAGAAGATTTGCGACTTTCCCGACGTCTTCACGGGTGTCCGAATGTGTCTTCCTCCTAGCAGGCTGCTAAGAAGGTACTTCGTTGCGTATGACGGTACGCTCGCGGAGAGCGAGAGTTACGATGTGACCCACACGTTGTCCTCACCAAACGTGGGTGTTAGACAGTCCGCACGTTCGGCAAAGACTGTTACCGTAGATTGGCTGTGGGACAGCATAAGACGACAGAAACGTCAGGACGAAGCGAGGTACTCTGCGTGA